In Gossypium arboreum isolate Shixiya-1 unplaced genomic scaffold, ASM2569848v2 Contig00252, whole genome shotgun sequence, the following proteins share a genomic window:
- the LOC128288684 gene encoding 50S ribosomal protein L2, chloroplastic-like, protein MPLGTAIHNIEITLGRGGQLARAAGAVAKLIAKEGKSATLKLPSGEVRLISKNCSATVGQVGNVGVNQKSLGRAGSKCWLGKRPVVRGVVMNPVDHPHGGGEGRLNW, encoded by the coding sequence atgcccttaggcacggcCATACATAACATAGAAATCACACTTGGAAGGGGTGGACAATTAGCTAGAGCAGCGGGTGCTGTTGCGAAACTGATTGCAAAGGAGGGGAAATCGGCCACATTAAAATTACCTTCTGGGGAGGTCCGTTTGATATCCAAAAACTGCTCAGCAACAGTCGGACAGGTGGGGAATGTTGGGGTGAACCAGAAAAGTTTGGGTAGAGCCGGATCTAAATGTTGGCTAGGTAAGCGTCCTGTAGTAAGAGGAGTAGTTATGAACCCTGTAGACCATCCCCATGGGGGTGGTGAAGGGAGGCTCAATTGGTGA